From Sceloporus undulatus isolate JIND9_A2432 ecotype Alabama chromosome 6, SceUnd_v1.1, whole genome shotgun sequence, one genomic window encodes:
- the FAM174B gene encoding membrane protein FAM174B, with the protein MEAGWLSGAEAPPLSLGSSPSCCCCWAWMLAAESGARRRRRRAGPPPGGLGWGPAAAAAAAAAAAMGCCCCWPLSSGGGLLLACLLLLPGPWPCSWAAPLALSPGASSAPRNGTQRQGSPAAASASVPGNGSLSEPPPRGPRVLAGLLPEGLALKAAWAAASAAAAAALLACLLRRSLRSRKTKKPRKYDIITTPAERVEMAPLNEDEDDDEDSTVFDIKYR; encoded by the exons ATGGAAGCGGGTTGGCTCTCAGGTGCGGAGGCCCCGCCCCTCTCCCTCggctcctccccctcctgctgctgctgctgggcctgGATGCTGGCTGCGGAATCgggagcgaggaggaggaggaggagggctgggccGCCGCCCGGGGGCCTTGGCTGggggcctgctgctgctgctgctgctgctgctgctgctgccatgggctgctgctgctgctggccctTGTCCTCCGGGGGGGGTCTGCTCCTGGcctgcctcctgctgctgcccggTCCTTGGCCGTGCTCCTGGGCGGCGCCCCTGGCCCTCTCCCCCGGAGCCTCCTCGGCCCCCAGGAACGGCACCCAGCGCCAAGGCAgccccgccgccgcctccgcctccgtcCCGGGGAACGGCAGCCTCTCGGAGCCCCCTCCCCGGGGCCCCCGGGTCTTGGCGGGGCTCCTGCCCGAAGGACTGGCCCTCAAGGCCGCCTGGGCCGCTGCCTCCGCCGCCGCAGCAGCTGCCCTCCTCGCCTGCCTCCTCCGAAGGAGCCTCCGCAG CCGGAAGACGAAGAAACCCCGCAAGTATGACATCATCACGACGCCAGCAGAGCGGGTGGAAATGGCGCCCTTAAatgaagatgaggatgatgatgaagattCCACAGTGTTTGACATCAAATACAG gTGA